One window from the genome of Acinetobacter lanii encodes:
- the rpsK gene encoding 30S ribosomal protein S11, protein MAKDTRARKKVTRTVSEGVAHIHASFNNTIVTITDRQGNALAWATSGGQGFRGSRKSTPFAAQVAAEVAGKAALDYGLKNLDVLVKGPGPGRESAVRALGAVGYKINSITDVTPIPHNGCRPPKKRRV, encoded by the coding sequence ATGGCTAAAGATACACGCGCACGCAAGAAGGTCACTCGTACCGTCTCTGAAGGTGTTGCACACATTCACGCTTCTTTTAATAACACCATTGTGACTATTACCGATCGTCAAGGTAATGCACTGGCTTGGGCCACTTCAGGTGGACAAGGCTTCCGTGGATCACGTAAATCAACTCCGTTCGCTGCTCAGGTAGCTGCTGAAGTTGCTGGTAAAGCAGCTTTAGATTATGGTTTGAAAAACTTGGACGTCCTTGTTAAAGGTCCTGGTCCAGGTCGTGAATCTGCGGTTCGTGCTTTAGGTGCAGTGGGTTATAAAATTAATAGCATTACCGATGTGACTCCAATTCCTCACAACGGTTGTCGTCCACCTAAAAAACGTCGCGTCTAA
- the rpsM gene encoding 30S ribosomal protein S13, protein MARIAGVNIPDNKHAVISLTYIFGIGRHTAKNILAAVGIAPTTKIRELDDAQLDAIRAEITKVPTEGDLRREISMNIKRLMDLGCYRGLRHRRSLPVRGQRTKTNARTRKGPRKPIKK, encoded by the coding sequence ATGGCTCGTATTGCCGGTGTAAACATTCCGGATAACAAGCATGCTGTTATCTCTCTTACGTATATCTTTGGTATCGGTCGTCACACTGCTAAGAATATCTTAGCTGCTGTTGGCATTGCACCAACTACTAAGATTCGCGAATTAGATGACGCTCAGCTTGATGCGATTCGTGCAGAAATTACTAAGGTTCCGACCGAAGGTGATTTACGTCGCGAAATTTCCATGAACATTAAACGTTTAATGGATTTAGGCTGCTACCGCGGTCTTCGTCATCGTCGCAGCTTGCCTGTCCGCGGACAACGCACCAAAACTAACGCACGTACCCGTAAAGGTCCGCGCAAACCGATTAAGAAATAA
- the rpsD gene encoding 30S ribosomal protein S4 — protein sequence MARYIGPKCKLSRREGTDLQLKSGVKPFDVKTKKHAKAPGQHGGARGSKQSEYSLQLREKQKVRRMYGVLERQFSNYYKEAARVKGATGENLLKLLESRLDNVVYRMGFGSTRAEARQLVSHRSITLNGRRVNIASIQVKAGDVIAVHESSKQQLRIKNAIELAAQRGTPSWMEIDHSKLEGTFKSAPDRSDLPAEINESLIVELYSK from the coding sequence ATGGCTCGTTATATTGGTCCAAAATGCAAACTCTCTCGCCGCGAAGGGACAGACCTGCAACTTAAATCAGGCGTTAAACCGTTTGATGTAAAAACTAAAAAACATGCTAAAGCACCTGGCCAACATGGCGGGGCTCGTGGCAGTAAACAATCTGAGTATTCACTACAATTACGTGAAAAACAAAAAGTACGTCGTATGTACGGTGTTTTAGAGCGTCAATTTAGTAACTACTATAAAGAAGCTGCTCGTGTTAAAGGCGCAACAGGTGAAAACTTGTTGAAATTGCTTGAAAGCCGTCTAGATAACGTTGTTTATCGCATGGGTTTTGGTTCTACACGTGCAGAAGCTCGTCAGCTTGTATCTCACCGTAGCATCACTTTGAATGGCCGTCGTGTAAACATTGCGTCTATCCAAGTAAAAGCGGGCGATGTGATTGCAGTACACGAAAGCTCTAAGCAACAATTACGTATTAAAAACGCAATTGAATTAGCTGCTCAACGTGGAACTCCTTCTTGGATGGAAATTGACCATTCTAAATTAGAAGGTACATTCAAATCTGCACCAGATCGTTCTGATTTACCTGCTGAAATCAACGAAAGCTTGATTGTTGAATTGTATTCTAAATAA
- the rpmJ gene encoding 50S ribosomal protein L36, producing the protein MKVQASVKKICGSCKVIRRNGVIRVICSAEPRHKQRQG; encoded by the coding sequence ATGAAAGTTCAAGCTTCTGTAAAGAAAATTTGTGGTAGCTGTAAAGTTATCCGTCGTAATGGGGTTATCCGCGTGATTTGTAGCGCTGAACCTCGTCATAAGCAGCGTCAAGGTTAA